The genomic region CTCTTTTGGGCGATCTAAAATGACTGGCGACAGGAGTTCGATGACATCTTCGCCCACCGGAACTGGAACGGAGCCACCGTTGCCACCACGTCCCTTGTAGGAACCTGGTACCATCAAGCGCTGCTCTTCCCGTTGTGCATCACTGACGCGCATCCGCCTCGCCTGCGCAAATCGCGCACCCGTGGCTGCAAGGCACACGACAATGCGATGTAGGTCGCCTTCAAATCCCTGCTCATCGTCGATCTCGCGCGCGGCTCGAAGTAGGGTGCCGATTTGCGCATCCGTAAGGACCTGGTTATCTCGGGCGACTGATGCCTCATCATCATCATCGATGCGCTCAGCTTTAAACCCGTCTTTCACAATCGAAGGGAATGTCGGGTTCAGCTTCTTTTGTTCCGCCGACAGGCGAGGCCATGCTGCATTCAGCCCGGCCTTCAGGTCGTTTATGAGCCGCTGTTTTGTCGTCGCCTTTAATTCTACAGGAAGGCCCTCGCGCCACGTCAAAAGATCATCTTCCTGTAGCGCGTGTAGATGGACTGCGGCGAGAGAGGCGGCCTCAACGGCTTCCTGGCTACCACGCTGCTCTTGACCAAGAACGTAACGCCGTAAGCGGTGACCAGCATCGGATCGAACCTCGCGACCGGCCCGTCGGCTATCACGGGCATTACGTTCCCTGATGTATGTCTCTACAGCCGTCCGCACGGTGGGTGCCGGTCCGGCGGCTTGGGCCGCCGCTTCTGTTCTGGACCGGGTGACGTGTTCCCGCGCTTGTGTCACCGCCTGCTCGAAAGTCAGCGTGCCTTCGGCAAGTTTGTCGTTGACGTCGTTGGCGATGCCGACCGGCGCCTGCTTGTAGTTGGCTCCTTCATGGTGATTGCGCCAGCGCACGAACCAAACGCCGCTCCGCTTGCCCTTGCGATAGCCAAGATGCGCCCCGGCATCGAGGCGGCGCCAATGTACGCCAAGTTCCAGTTTCGAGCGCGCCTTGGCAGTCGTGATCTGAGCCTCAGTGAGCGTCTTTGTCATGGCATACGAACCCGGAGTCGTCGAATATCCGTCGAATAAGCATCGGCGTACAAAGCCGAACAACGAAGAACGATGTCTATCTAAACTATTGAAAAGGCTATATTATGACGAACGACTGCGAACTCCGGCGGAAACTGTTTCCAGCCCTCTCAAGGCTGAAACAGGGGTTCGATTCCCCTAGGGAGCGCCAAGTCTGGCGCCATAGCACCACATTGTACGATACGGCTGCGCAGCCGCAGCGCTATCTCGGGCGATGATTGACTGATTGGGTCGGCAGCATCAGCCGAGCTTTCCGCTTTGCGTAGTTCCGCGCGCGCCGGGGCTTCGCCCACATGCGTCCCTCGCCGTGGGGGCAATCCCGGCCCGAATCAAGCGGCGGATGCCCGTCATTTCCGCTATGATCAGGCGCATGACAATCCGGATTGCCGGACCCCAACGCAAGGCACCACGGCTATGCGGCGTGGTCGGGCTGATCGTTGCGGCTGTCGTCATGACGATTTGCCTGATCCTGCTCGCGCTCGCGAGCGATTTCCTGGTCGACTGGCTATGGTTTTCGTCGGTCGGCTATCTGCAGGTGTTCTGGATAACGATCGGCGCCAAAGCCGCCGTCTTTGTCGCGATCTGGACAGCAACTGCTCTCGTACTTTGGGTGAACGGGTGGCTCGCGCTGCGTGTCGCCGGCAAGCGGTCGACACAGCTTGCGGCGGCTGCGGTGTGGCCGGCCGCGGGCAGCGCGCCGCCGGATCCGCTTGCACAGTGGCGCGATCGCTTGCCGTGGCGCTCGATGATCGCGGGCGGGGCTGTCCTGCTCGCCTTTCTCGTCGCAGCGGCCGAAGCGGCCAACTGGGACACCTTCCTGCGGTTTCTCTATCAGGTGCCATATGGCGCTGACGATCCGCTCTACGGCAAGGATATCGGCTTCTATCTGTTCTCGTTGCCCGCCTATATCCTGATCAAGAACTGGATGATGCTCACGCTCGCCCTGAGTGCGCTTGTCGCCGGAGCGATCTACTGGGCTCACGGCGATATCGAATACGACCCTCACCACCATTCAATGTCGCCGACCGTGATTGGCCACGGCTCGGCGCTGCTCGGTCTCTTCTTCGCGGTGAAGGCCTGGTCCTATGGTCTCGATCGCTATCTGCTGCTCTACGGCGACAACGGCGTGGTCGTCGGCGCAAGTTACACCGATGTCCATGTGGGGCTGCCGGCCCTGTGGCTGATGATCGGACTTTCGACGGTCGCGGCTCTCGCCGCATGGGCGAACTTGCGGACTCGCAGCTACCGGCTTCCTGTCGCCGCGTTCCTGCTCGTCGTCATCGGCACCTCCGTGCTGTCCGGCTTGGCTCCCGTTCTGGTCCGGCAATTCTTCGTCAAACCAAGCGAGCTGGATCTGGAGAAGCCCTACATCGAGCGCAACATTGCGCTCACCCGGCAGGCCTACAATCTGGACAAGATTGCAGCCAGGCCGTTTGCCGCCGAACAGAAGCTTACCTCCAAGACGCTCGACGCCAACAAGGCGACAATCGATAATATCAGGCTGTGGGACTGGCTGCCCCTGTCGGACACCTACGCGCAGCTGCAGGAGATCCGCACCTACTACAAATTCCATGATCTTGACGTCGATCGCTACTGGCTCGACGGCTCCTATCAAAGCGTGATGCTCTCGGCACGCGAGCTGCGGCCCTCCCTGCTGCCGCCGAACGCCCAGACATGGGTCAACCGCCACGTGCTGTTTACTCATGGCAATGGCGCGGTGATGAGCCCGGTCACGCGCAAGAGCACTGAAGGACTGCCGCTGCTCTATTTGCGGGATATCCCTCCCGTCGCGGATGGAGGCCCCAAGATCCACGAGCCGCGCATCTACTACAGCGAACAGAGCGACAACTACGTCATCGTCAAGGGGAGCACACCTGAGTTCGACTATCCGAAGGGAAAAGACAATGTCTACGCGGCTTATGACGGCACGGGTGGCATTCCGATCGGAGCGGCGGTGTGGAGAGGCCTGTTTGCCTACTATTTCAATGACCCGAACCTGCTGCTCTCAAGCTACATCACCACCGACAGTCGGATCATGATCCGCCGCAATATCGGGGAAAGGGTCCAAACGATCGCTCCGTTCCTCAGGCTCGATCACGATCCCTATCTGGTCATCAGCAATGGGCGGATGTTCTGGATGCAGGACGGCTACACGGTCAGTTCCTATTTCCCCGCTTCCCAGCCAGCGCAAGATTTCGATCTCAACTACATTCGCAATTCAGTGAAGATCATCATCGATGCCTATCATGGGACCGTCGATTTTTACCTCATGGACACCGGCGACCCGGTCGCGGCGACCTATCAGCGTATCTTTCCGGGCTTGTTCAAGCCGTTCGAGGCGATGCCTGCGGACTTGCAGAAGCACATTCGATATCCGGAGGACCTGTTCCTGATCCAGGCGCGGCTCTATCAGACCTACCATATGGAGGCCGCGGACGTTTTCTATAACCGCGAGGATCTGTGGCAATTCCCGCGCCAGCCAGGCGGCGGCGGCATTGCAACGATGGCGCCGTACTACATCGTCATGCGGCTGCCCGGAGAGCCGCAGGCCGAGTTCTTCCTCATGCTTCCCATGGTGCCCAGCCGCCGCGACAACATGATCGCGTGGCTCGCCGCGCGCTGTGACGCGCCCGACTACGGCAAGCTGATCGTCTACGAATTTCCCAAGGAGAAGCTCGTCTACGGGCCGTTCCAGATCGAGGCGCGGATCAACCAGAGTACCGAGATATCGCAACAAATCACGCTATGGAATCAGATGGGTTCGCGGGTGATACGCGGCGCGAACTTGCTTGTGATCCCGATCGAGAACTCGATCCTGTATGTATCGCCGC from Bradyrhizobium elkanii USDA 76 harbors:
- a CDS encoding tyrosine-type recombinase/integrase, with amino-acid sequence MTKTLTEAQITTAKARSKLELGVHWRRLDAGAHLGYRKGKRSGVWFVRWRNHHEGANYKQAPVGIANDVNDKLAEGTLTFEQAVTQAREHVTRSRTEAAAQAAGPAPTVRTAVETYIRERNARDSRRAGREVRSDAGHRLRRYVLGQEQRGSQEAVEAASLAAVHLHALQEDDLLTWREGLPVELKATTKQRLINDLKAGLNAAWPRLSAEQKKLNPTFPSIVKDGFKAERIDDDDEASVARDNQVLTDAQIGTLLRAAREIDDEQGFEGDLHRIVVCLAATGARFAQARRMRVSDAQREEQRLMVPGSYKGRGGNGGSVPVPVGEDVIELLSPVILDRPKEAPLFERWSYEQEAGSIVWRKSERGPWKTAELTRPWHAIRDRAALPGAIPYALRHSSIVRGLRNRLPIQHVAKLHNTSVKMIERHYAKYISTALEDLARAAVVPLVPRHAENSVGRG
- a CDS encoding UPF0182 family protein — its product is MTIRIAGPQRKAPRLCGVVGLIVAAVVMTICLILLALASDFLVDWLWFSSVGYLQVFWITIGAKAAVFVAIWTATALVLWVNGWLALRVAGKRSTQLAAAAVWPAAGSAPPDPLAQWRDRLPWRSMIAGGAVLLAFLVAAAEAANWDTFLRFLYQVPYGADDPLYGKDIGFYLFSLPAYILIKNWMMLTLALSALVAGAIYWAHGDIEYDPHHHSMSPTVIGHGSALLGLFFAVKAWSYGLDRYLLLYGDNGVVVGASYTDVHVGLPALWLMIGLSTVAALAAWANLRTRSYRLPVAAFLLVVIGTSVLSGLAPVLVRQFFVKPSELDLEKPYIERNIALTRQAYNLDKIAARPFAAEQKLTSKTLDANKATIDNIRLWDWLPLSDTYAQLQEIRTYYKFHDLDVDRYWLDGSYQSVMLSARELRPSLLPPNAQTWVNRHVLFTHGNGAVMSPVTRKSTEGLPLLYLRDIPPVADGGPKIHEPRIYYSEQSDNYVIVKGSTPEFDYPKGKDNVYAAYDGTGGIPIGAAVWRGLFAYYFNDPNLLLSSYITTDSRIMIRRNIGERVQTIAPFLRLDHDPYLVISNGRMFWMQDGYTVSSYFPASQPAQDFDLNYIRNSVKIIIDAYHGTVDFYLMDTGDPVAATYQRIFPGLFKPFEAMPADLQKHIRYPEDLFLIQARLYQTYHMEAADVFYNREDLWQFPRQPGGGGIATMAPYYIVMRLPGEPQAEFFLMLPMVPSRRDNMIAWLAARCDAPDYGKLIVYEFPKEKLVYGPFQIEARINQSTEISQQITLWNQMGSRVIRGANLLVIPIENSILYVSPLYLRAEHGHLPELKRVIAAYGEHVVMKETLGEALSALFIEPGGARPVSSTNGETPVAGPSTGQAREALDRYNQAVERLRSGDWKGFGTQFDAMRELLEEMNRRPVGH